Proteins encoded by one window of Serratia nevei:
- a CDS encoding D-cysteine desulfhydrase — protein sequence MNLQQQLAQFPRLDLVGTATPLEKLSRLSDYLGREIYLKRDDVTPMAMGGNKLRKLEFLAADALRQGADTLVTAGAIQSNHVRQTAAVAAKLGLHCVALLENPIDTRAENYLTNGNRLLLGLFNAEVVMCEALHDPQQQLAELATRLEAQGFRPYVVPVGGSNALGALGYVQCALEIAEQSQRSNVAFSSVVVASGSAGTHAGLAVGLQQLLPETELIGVTVSRTVIDQLPKVEQIQKALACSLNIDELAPIALWDDYFAPQYGMPNEEGMAAVQLLAQQEGVLLDPVYTGKAMAGLIDGIAQRRFRDEGPILFVHTGGAPALFAYHPQV from the coding sequence GTGAACCTGCAACAACAACTGGCGCAATTTCCGCGTCTGGATCTGGTTGGCACCGCCACACCGCTCGAAAAGCTGTCCCGTCTCTCCGATTACCTCGGCCGCGAAATCTACCTTAAACGTGACGATGTCACTCCTATGGCCATGGGCGGCAACAAGCTGAGAAAGCTTGAGTTTTTGGCCGCCGACGCGCTGCGTCAGGGTGCCGATACGCTGGTCACCGCCGGCGCCATTCAATCCAACCACGTGCGCCAGACGGCGGCGGTGGCGGCGAAACTGGGCCTGCACTGCGTCGCGCTGCTGGAAAACCCTATCGACACCCGCGCGGAAAACTACCTCACCAACGGCAACCGCCTGTTGCTCGGCCTGTTCAACGCCGAGGTGGTGATGTGCGAAGCGCTGCACGATCCGCAGCAGCAGCTGGCGGAGCTGGCGACGCGCCTTGAGGCGCAGGGCTTCCGGCCTTACGTGGTGCCGGTGGGCGGCTCCAATGCCCTGGGCGCGCTGGGATACGTGCAGTGCGCATTGGAAATCGCCGAGCAGAGCCAACGCAGCAACGTGGCGTTCAGTTCGGTGGTGGTGGCGTCCGGCAGCGCCGGCACCCACGCCGGGCTGGCGGTGGGGCTGCAGCAGCTGCTGCCGGAAACCGAACTGATCGGCGTGACCGTCTCGCGTACCGTGATCGATCAGCTGCCGAAGGTGGAGCAGATCCAGAAAGCTCTGGCCTGTTCGCTGAATATCGACGAACTGGCGCCGATCGCGCTGTGGGACGATTACTTCGCGCCGCAATACGGCATGCCGAACGAAGAGGGCATGGCGGCGGTGCAGCTGCTGGCGCAGCAAGAAGGCGTATTGCTGGATCCGGTGTACACCGGCAAAGCGATGGCCGGTTTGATTGACGGCATCGCCCAGCGGCGCTTCCGCGATGAAGGCCCTATTCTGTTCGTTCACACCGGCGGCGCGCCGGCGCTGTTCGCCTACCATCCACAGGTGTAA
- a CDS encoding FliC/FljB family flagellin, producing the protein MAQVINTNSLSLMAQNNLNKSQSSLGTAIERLSSGLRINSAKDDAAGQAISNRFTANIKGLTQASRNANDGISLAQTTEGALNEVNDNLQNIRRLTAQALNGSNSTSDLKSIQDEVTQRLAEINRISEQTDFNGVKVLSSDQKLTIQVGANDGETIDIDLKKIDAKQLGLDTFDVTTKSAKAGAEIASGTQISVDSDATGATKKAADVTGLAAGKTLVSGTDANGKSAYFIATKDATTGATSYTKAAVADDGKVTDSGTDAGVKNPLDTLDKALAQVDGLRSSLGAVQNRFDSVINNLNSTVNNLAASQSRIQDADYATEVSNMSRANILQQAGTSVLAQANQSTQNVLSLLR; encoded by the coding sequence ATGGCACAAGTAATCAACACTAACAGCCTGTCTCTGATGGCGCAGAACAACCTGAACAAATCTCAGTCTTCTCTGGGCACTGCGATTGAGCGTCTGTCTTCCGGTCTGCGTATCAACAGCGCGAAAGACGATGCTGCGGGTCAGGCTATCTCCAACCGTTTCACCGCGAACATCAAAGGCCTGACTCAGGCTTCTCGCAACGCCAACGACGGTATCTCCCTGGCGCAGACCACTGAAGGCGCACTGAACGAAGTTAACGACAACCTGCAGAACATCCGTCGTCTGACTGCTCAGGCTCTGAACGGTTCTAACTCCACCAGCGACCTGAAATCCATCCAGGACGAAGTCACTCAGCGTCTGGCTGAAATCAACCGCATCTCCGAGCAGACCGATTTCAACGGCGTGAAAGTGCTGAGCAGCGATCAGAAACTGACTATTCAGGTTGGCGCTAACGACGGCGAAACCATCGATATCGACCTGAAAAAAATCGATGCTAAGCAACTGGGCCTGGATACTTTCGACGTTACTACTAAATCTGCAAAAGCGGGCGCTGAAATCGCTTCCGGTACTCAGATCTCTGTTGACAGCGACGCCACTGGCGCAACTAAAAAAGCTGCTGATGTGACAGGTCTGGCTGCAGGCAAAACTTTGGTTTCCGGTACTGATGCAAACGGCAAATCTGCTTACTTCATCGCGACTAAAGATGCGACTACTGGCGCAACTTCTTACACCAAAGCTGCTGTTGCAGATGACGGTAAAGTGACTGATTCCGGTACTGACGCTGGCGTTAAAAACCCACTGGATACCCTGGACAAAGCGCTGGCACAGGTTGACGGTCTGCGTTCTTCCCTGGGTGCGGTACAGAACCGTTTCGATTCTGTTATCAACAACCTGAACAGCACCGTGAACAACCTGGCCGCTTCTCAGTCCCGTATCCAGGATGCTGACTACGCGACCGAAGTGTCCAACATGAGCCGTGCCAACATCCTGCAACAGGCTGGCACCTCTGTTCTGGCACAGGCTAACCAGTCTACTCAGAACGTGCTGTCCCTGCTGCGTTAA
- a CDS encoding helix-turn-helix transcriptional regulator, which translates to MERTINLCPGIGASAHIVQHTELLFPSVYFEQPHLYLIQQGHKRVRWQQHEVVAHPGELLIIDGGQTVDIINGPSEEGVFSCQLLTCDPLLLTLQPPAEETPAPMPFDAVLALRNLPCALKHSFETTSLALALRQRFPTIIVRHKMLEILLWLAQFGIRFIHNEAKDLTQRVRRCLATDPHSIWTAAKVAESLSMSEVMLRRKLSMENTALRNLMIDVRMSSALALLQSTDWPISAIAQHVGYESASRFAERFRKRFGFAPTAIRGHQRIMEPGPLGAEAIAAGET; encoded by the coding sequence ATGGAACGTACAATTAATCTCTGTCCAGGAATTGGTGCCTCAGCGCACATCGTTCAGCATACTGAATTATTATTCCCTTCAGTCTATTTTGAGCAACCACATCTGTATCTGATACAACAAGGCCATAAGCGCGTACGCTGGCAACAACATGAAGTGGTGGCTCATCCCGGCGAGCTGTTGATTATCGACGGGGGACAAACGGTGGATATTATTAACGGCCCCTCCGAAGAGGGTGTGTTCAGCTGTCAGTTGCTGACCTGCGACCCTCTGTTGCTCACTCTTCAGCCTCCGGCCGAGGAAACGCCGGCGCCGATGCCGTTCGACGCCGTCCTGGCGCTGCGTAATCTGCCCTGCGCCCTGAAGCACAGCTTTGAGACCACCAGCCTGGCGCTGGCGCTCCGGCAGCGTTTTCCCACCATCATCGTGCGGCACAAAATGCTGGAAATTCTGCTGTGGCTGGCCCAGTTCGGCATTCGTTTCATCCACAACGAAGCCAAAGACCTGACGCAGCGTGTGCGCCGCTGCCTGGCAACCGATCCGCACAGCATTTGGACCGCGGCCAAAGTCGCGGAGAGCCTGTCGATGAGTGAAGTGATGCTGCGCCGCAAACTGTCGATGGAAAATACCGCGTTGCGCAACCTGATGATCGACGTGCGCATGAGCAGTGCGCTGGCCCTGCTGCAATCTACCGACTGGCCGATATCCGCCATCGCACAACATGTCGGCTATGAAAGCGCGTCGCGTTTCGCCGAACGTTTTCGCAAGCGCTTCGGCTTTGCGCCGACCGCCATTCGCGGCCACCAAAGGATTATGGAACCTGGCCCCCTGGGGGCCGAAGCGATAGCCGCCGGAGAAACATAA
- the fliD gene encoding flagellar filament capping protein FliD translates to MATISSLGLGSGLDLNGLLDKLTKAEQQRLTPYTTKQSSYNAQLTGYGTLKGALEKFDNISKEMAKEDFFKATTATEHDAFKITTNAKAVPGNYVVEVKKLAQAQTLTTQAKVSDQGAKLGTEGATDRALTITAGNPPKETKIPLSDDQTSLLELRDAINGAKAGVTASIMRVGDNDYQLAISSSTTGENNKISLQVDNDDKLGDILNYNATRGTGTAMKQTVAPQDAELMVNGTAIKRSTNSISDALQGVTIDLKTKTKDGEPQNLVISANTAGTADKIKEWVDSYNSLLDTFNSLTKYTPVKTGEAPNPSNGPLLGDNTLRGVQSSIKSALSAVQDNPELKGLGNLGISTNTKTGKLEIDSAKLKKAMDEKPDQVSNFFVGNGKDTGMATEIHNEIQSYIKSGGIIENSTKSINTNLDRLNSQITTVTASIQSTIDRYKQQFVQLDTMMSKMNGTSNYLAQQFK, encoded by the coding sequence ATGGCAACGATCAGTTCATTAGGTCTCGGCTCAGGACTCGACCTCAACGGCTTGCTGGATAAGCTGACCAAAGCAGAACAACAGCGCCTGACCCCTTACACCACCAAACAGTCCAGCTACAACGCACAGCTGACCGGTTACGGCACCCTGAAAGGCGCGTTGGAAAAGTTCGATAACATCAGCAAAGAGATGGCGAAAGAAGACTTCTTCAAAGCCACTACCGCCACCGAACACGACGCCTTCAAGATCACCACCAACGCCAAAGCGGTGCCGGGCAACTACGTGGTAGAAGTGAAAAAGTTGGCGCAGGCGCAAACCCTGACCACTCAGGCAAAAGTCAGCGACCAGGGTGCCAAGTTAGGCACCGAAGGCGCCACCGACCGCGCTCTGACCATCACCGCCGGTAACCCACCGAAAGAAACCAAAATCCCGCTCAGCGACGATCAAACCTCACTGCTGGAACTGCGCGACGCCATCAACGGCGCCAAGGCCGGCGTCACCGCCAGCATCATGCGCGTCGGCGATAACGACTATCAGCTGGCAATCAGCTCTTCCACCACCGGTGAAAACAACAAGATTTCTCTGCAGGTCGATAACGACGACAAACTCGGCGATATCCTGAACTACAACGCCACCCGCGGTACCGGCACCGCCATGAAGCAAACGGTCGCGCCGCAAGATGCAGAGTTGATGGTAAACGGCACCGCTATCAAGCGCAGCACCAACTCGATCAGCGATGCCCTGCAGGGCGTCACCATCGATCTGAAGACCAAGACCAAAGATGGCGAGCCGCAAAACCTGGTGATCAGCGCCAACACCGCCGGCACCGCCGACAAAATCAAAGAGTGGGTCGATAGCTATAACTCGCTGCTGGACACCTTTAATTCGCTGACCAAATATACCCCGGTGAAAACCGGCGAAGCGCCAAACCCCAGCAACGGCCCGCTGCTCGGCGACAACACCCTGCGCGGCGTTCAATCTTCGATCAAAAGCGCGCTGAGCGCAGTCCAAGATAACCCGGAGCTGAAAGGCCTGGGCAACCTCGGCATCTCCACCAACACCAAAACCGGCAAGTTGGAAATCGACAGCGCCAAGCTGAAAAAAGCGATGGATGAAAAACCGGATCAAGTCAGCAACTTCTTCGTCGGCAACGGCAAAGACACCGGCATGGCCACCGAGATCCATAACGAGATCCAGAGCTACATCAAATCCGGCGGCATCATCGAGAACTCGACCAAGAGCATCAACACCAACCTCGATCGCCTGAACAGCCAGATCACCACGGTCACGGCCAGCATTCAGAGCACCATCGACCGCTATAAACAGCAGTTCGTTCAGCTGGATACCATGATGTCGAAAATGAACGGCACCAGTAACTATTTGGCTCAACAGTTCAAGTAA
- a CDS encoding RNA polymerase sigma factor FliA gives MSDLYTAEGVMDKNSLWLRYVPLVRHEALRLQVRLPASVELDDLLQAGGIGLLNAVERYDALQGTAFTTYAVQRIRGAMLDELRSRDWVPRSVRRHAREVAQVMRQLEQRYGRPASETEVAQTLNISLDEYRQILLDTNNSQLFSYDEWREEHGENAEPMLEGHEEANPLHHLLEGSLRQRVIDAIEALPEREKMVLTLYYQEELNLKEIGAVLDVGESRVSQLHSQAIKRLRARLANDT, from the coding sequence GTGAGCGATCTGTATACCGCCGAAGGCGTGATGGACAAAAATTCTCTCTGGCTGCGCTACGTCCCGTTAGTGCGCCACGAGGCGTTGCGCCTGCAGGTCAGGCTGCCCGCCAGCGTGGAGCTTGACGACTTGCTGCAGGCCGGGGGAATCGGGCTATTGAACGCCGTTGAGCGTTATGACGCCCTACAAGGAACCGCCTTTACCACCTATGCGGTGCAACGCATTCGCGGCGCGATGCTCGACGAGCTGCGCAGCCGCGACTGGGTGCCGCGCAGCGTGCGGCGCCATGCGCGCGAAGTCGCGCAGGTGATGCGGCAACTGGAACAGCGTTACGGCCGCCCGGCGAGCGAGACGGAAGTGGCGCAGACGCTGAATATCTCGCTGGATGAGTACCGTCAAATTCTGTTGGACACCAATAACAGCCAGCTTTTCTCCTACGACGAATGGCGCGAGGAGCATGGCGAGAACGCGGAACCGATGCTGGAAGGGCATGAAGAGGCCAACCCGCTGCATCACCTGTTGGAAGGCAGCCTGCGCCAGCGGGTGATCGACGCCATCGAGGCGTTGCCGGAGCGCGAAAAAATGGTGCTGACGCTGTATTACCAGGAAGAGTTGAATCTCAAAGAGATCGGCGCCGTGCTGGACGTCGGGGAATCCCGCGTCAGCCAACTGCACAGTCAGGCGATCAAACGGCTGCGCGCGCGGCTGGCGAACGATACCTGA
- the fliS gene encoding flagellar export chaperone FliS — protein MYNRSGTQAYAQVSLESGAMSASPHQLIVMLFDGALSALLRARILMNQGDIAGKGLALSKAINIIDNGLKGGLDPQQGGEIAENLAALYDYMKRRLMQANLHNDEAAIAEVVKLLENIADAWRQIGPNYQPSQDAV, from the coding sequence ATGTATAACCGTAGCGGCACTCAGGCCTATGCACAGGTCAGTCTGGAAAGCGGCGCCATGAGCGCCAGCCCGCACCAGTTAATCGTGATGTTGTTCGACGGGGCGCTCAGCGCCCTGCTTCGCGCACGCATCCTGATGAACCAGGGCGATATCGCCGGCAAAGGCCTGGCGCTGTCCAAAGCCATCAACATCATCGACAACGGCCTGAAAGGCGGCCTCGACCCTCAACAGGGCGGCGAGATCGCCGAAAACCTGGCGGCGTTGTACGACTACATGAAGCGTCGGTTAATGCAGGCCAACCTGCATAACGACGAGGCGGCGATCGCCGAAGTGGTCAAACTGCTGGAGAACATCGCCGACGCCTGGCGCCAGATCGGCCCCAACTACCAACCTTCGCAGGACGCCGTGTAA
- the fliZ gene encoding flagella biosynthesis regulatory protein FliZ — protein sequence MPGILLKKRPLSRYLKDYKHSQTHCSQCGKLLDRMALVFRGKIINKEAIARMDQPIDDAVWQNVQHELTALCRFCSEISCNSHPSYFDIMAFKQYLFEQTEMSHSTIREYVVRLRRLDEMLVARNYPADKFASSASHQRIIDDLPTAAHNNYRIALRKYDQYLAWQRSY from the coding sequence ATGCCAGGAATACTGTTGAAGAAACGGCCGCTTAGCCGTTACCTGAAAGACTACAAGCACAGCCAGACCCATTGCTCCCAGTGCGGCAAACTGTTGGACCGCATGGCGCTGGTGTTTCGCGGCAAGATTATCAATAAAGAAGCCATCGCGCGCATGGATCAGCCGATCGACGATGCGGTCTGGCAAAACGTGCAGCACGAGCTGACCGCGCTGTGCCGCTTCTGCAGCGAGATCTCCTGCAACAGCCACCCCAGCTATTTCGACATCATGGCGTTCAAACAGTATCTGTTCGAGCAGACCGAGATGAGCCACAGCACCATCCGCGAGTATGTGGTGCGGCTGCGCCGGCTGGACGAAATGCTGGTGGCGCGCAACTACCCGGCGGATAAATTCGCCAGCAGCGCCAGCCATCAGCGCATCATCGACGATCTGCCTACCGCGGCGCACAACAACTACCGCATTGCGCTGCGCAAATACGATCAGTATCTCGCCTGGCAGCGCAGCTACTGA
- the fliT gene encoding flagella biosynthesis regulatory protein FliT produces MERQQQLLAAYQQIYSLSSQMIALAQTGRWEELVELEFAYVTAVEKTAAFTGQAGPSMALQEMLRNKLQQILDNETELKRLLQQRMDELKTLIEQSTRQNVVNNTYGQFHDRALLLGEPQVR; encoded by the coding sequence ATGGAACGTCAACAGCAGCTGTTAGCCGCTTATCAACAAATTTACAGCCTGAGCAGCCAGATGATCGCGCTGGCGCAAACCGGGCGCTGGGAAGAGCTCGTCGAACTCGAATTCGCCTACGTGACGGCGGTGGAAAAAACCGCCGCCTTTACCGGGCAAGCCGGCCCGTCTATGGCCTTGCAGGAGATGCTGCGCAATAAGCTGCAACAGATCCTCGACAACGAAACCGAGCTCAAACGTCTGTTACAGCAGCGCATGGATGAGCTGAAAACGCTGATCGAGCAGTCCACGCGCCAGAACGTGGTCAACAATACCTACGGCCAGTTTCATGACCGCGCGCTGTTGCTGGGGGAACCACAGGTCCGATAA
- the tcyJ gene encoding cystine ABC transporter substrate-binding protein translates to MMFAKVRRQWLLGVVGVALAAGLATQTYAADNLLQQVKQRGTLIVGLEGTYPPFSFQGEDGKLTGFEVDFANALAEHLGVKAKLNPTKWDGMLASLDSKRIDVVINQVTLSDERKKKYDFSTPYTVSGIQALVKKGNEGTITKPEDLKGKKVGVGLGTNYEQWLRANVQGVDVRTYDDDPTKYQDLRVGRINAILVDRLAALDLVKKTGDTLAVAGPAFSRQESGVALRKNNPELLAAIDQAIAEMQKDGTMAKISEKWFGADVTK, encoded by the coding sequence ATGATGTTTGCAAAAGTTCGTCGTCAATGGCTGTTGGGCGTGGTGGGCGTCGCGTTGGCCGCCGGTTTGGCGACCCAAACCTACGCTGCCGACAATCTGCTGCAGCAGGTGAAGCAGCGCGGCACGCTGATCGTCGGCCTGGAAGGCACCTATCCGCCGTTCAGCTTCCAGGGGGAAGACGGCAAGCTGACCGGTTTCGAAGTGGATTTCGCCAACGCGCTGGCGGAACACTTGGGCGTGAAGGCCAAGCTGAACCCGACCAAGTGGGACGGCATGCTGGCTTCGCTGGATTCGAAGCGCATCGACGTGGTCATCAACCAGGTGACGCTCTCCGATGAGCGCAAGAAGAAATATGACTTCTCCACCCCTTACACCGTTTCCGGTATTCAGGCGCTGGTGAAAAAAGGCAACGAAGGCACCATCACCAAGCCGGAAGACCTGAAGGGCAAGAAGGTCGGCGTGGGCCTGGGCACCAACTATGAGCAATGGCTGCGCGCGAATGTGCAGGGCGTGGACGTGCGTACCTACGACGACGACCCGACCAAGTATCAGGATCTGCGCGTTGGCCGCATCAACGCCATTCTGGTGGATCGCCTGGCGGCGCTGGATCTGGTGAAGAAAACCGGCGATACGTTGGCGGTAGCCGGCCCGGCGTTCTCTCGTCAGGAGTCCGGCGTGGCGCTGCGCAAGAACAACCCAGAGCTGCTGGCCGCGATTGACCAGGCGATCGCCGAGATGCAAAAAGACGGCACGATGGCGAAGATCTCCGAGAAATGGTTTGGCGCGGACGTAACTAAATAA